One bacterium DNA window includes the following coding sequences:
- the atpG gene encoding ATP synthase F1 subunit gamma → MAQIKEIKTRIKSVKNIGQITKAMKMVAAARLKRAQERILGARPYAQRMADVMRNLASKAGAETHPLLAVRKEGKTALMIITADRGLCGSFNSNVLRQASAYLKENPDTVLLTVGKKGRDFFKRRKFNIRREWLGVFPQVSMESVLEMRDEIQTLFLAEKFKSVKVLYTEFKSVLAQKPMLDTLLPIRLEETAGGDEKKDYTGGDYEYEPDLETIMEKLVSQYLAVQVRRYLLESFSSEMGAKRNAMEAASKNASEMMAKLTLEFNRARQAMITKELAEIVGGAAALQ, encoded by the coding sequence ATGGCGCAGATCAAAGAGATCAAAACACGCATCAAGAGCGTGAAGAACATCGGGCAGATCACCAAAGCCATGAAAATGGTCGCGGCCGCCCGCTTGAAGCGCGCCCAGGAACGCATCTTGGGGGCCCGGCCCTACGCCCAGCGCATGGCGGACGTGATGCGCAACCTCGCCTCCAAGGCGGGGGCGGAGACCCATCCCTTGCTCGCCGTGCGCAAGGAGGGGAAGACCGCCCTTATGATCATCACCGCCGACCGGGGGCTTTGCGGGAGCTTCAATTCGAACGTCCTCCGGCAGGCCTCCGCCTATCTCAAGGAGAACCCGGATACGGTGCTCCTGACCGTGGGCAAGAAGGGGCGCGATTTCTTCAAGCGCCGCAAGTTCAACATCCGCCGGGAGTGGCTGGGGGTCTTTCCCCAGGTCTCGATGGAAAGCGTGCTGGAGATGCGCGATGAGATCCAGACCTTGTTCCTCGCCGAGAAGTTCAAGTCGGTGAAGGTCCTTTACACCGAGTTCAAGAGCGTCCTGGCCCAGAAACCCATGCTGGACACCTTGCTTCCCATCCGGCTGGAAGAGACGGCGGGCGGGGACGAGAAAAAGGACTATACGGGCGGGGATTACGAATACGAACCGGACCTGGAGACCATCATGGAGAAACTGGTCTCCCAATACCTGGCGGTGCAGGTGCGCCGCTATCTTTTGGAGAGCTTCTCATCGGAAATGGGCGCCAAACGCAATGCCATGGAGGCGGCCAGCAAGAACGCCTCCGAGATGATGGCCAAGCTGACACTGGAGTTCAACCGGGCCCGGCAAGCCATGATCACCAAGGAATTGGCCGAGATCGTGGGCGGGGCCGCCGCGCTGCAATAA